In Erythrobacter litoralis HTCC2594, a single genomic region encodes these proteins:
- a CDS encoding aminotransferase class IV, with protein sequence MAHGSHDFAPDPRNEDILISVNGTMVPRTEATVSVFDSGFMLGDGVWEGLRLHKGRIAFLDAHLDRLYEGAKAIAMDIGLSREELIARLEETIDSNAMRGEAGVHIRLMVTRGIRSTPYQDPRVVISPATIVIIPEYKAPLPSTIETGIRLFTVHVRRGDPAVQDQKLNSHSKLNCITACIQATQASADEALMLDPHGFVATCNSTHFFIVRKGEVWTSSGDYCLGGITRSNVIQVCREEGIPVFEKNFSLTDVYGADEAFVTGTFAGVVPVTEIDGRKMTEGRGPMVERLQDLYKALMDRDVTS encoded by the coding sequence ATAAGCGTCAACGGAACGATGGTGCCTCGCACGGAAGCGACCGTCTCCGTATTCGACAGCGGTTTCATGCTCGGTGATGGCGTTTGGGAGGGGCTGCGCTTGCACAAAGGCAGGATTGCTTTCCTCGATGCCCACCTCGATCGGCTCTACGAAGGCGCGAAGGCGATCGCGATGGATATCGGCCTGTCGCGTGAGGAGCTCATTGCGAGGCTGGAAGAAACGATAGATTCCAATGCCATGCGGGGCGAAGCTGGAGTTCATATCCGCCTGATGGTCACGCGCGGCATTCGCTCGACGCCGTATCAGGATCCACGCGTCGTGATCTCACCGGCCACAATCGTGATAATTCCAGAGTACAAAGCGCCGCTGCCCTCTACGATCGAAACCGGCATTCGCCTCTTCACCGTTCATGTCCGCCGCGGGGACCCGGCCGTGCAGGACCAGAAGCTTAATTCGCACTCCAAGCTCAACTGCATCACCGCATGTATTCAGGCGACGCAGGCGAGCGCTGACGAGGCGCTGATGCTCGATCCGCACGGCTTCGTCGCGACCTGCAATTCGACCCACTTCTTCATCGTCCGCAAGGGCGAGGTGTGGACCTCGAGTGGCGATTATTGCTTGGGCGGGATTACGCGCTCGAATGTCATTCAGGTTTGCCGCGAGGAAGGCATACCGGTGTTCGAGAAGAACTTTTCCCTGACCGACGTCTATGGCGCCGACGAAGCCTTCGTTACCGGAACCTTCGCTGGCGTCGTGCCGGTAACCGAGATCGACGGGCGCAAGATGACTGAGGGGAGGGGGCCGATGGTCGAACGATTGCAGGACCTCTACAAGGCTCTCATGGATCGGGATGTGACGTCATGA
- a CDS encoding lytic murein transglycosylase, with the protein MSLKRLLLALSAMALATPLAPVSAQNLSFDAYMQLVMAKARAQGVSEATIQRMTSGLTPNQRVIDLDRGQPGSPTRRGYPAMRPYLDTHVNPIRISRGRDMYAATRGLHGRIEREYGVPIEMLMAIWGHETNYGAIKGNFDLARSLATLAWEGRRRDLFEGELIALMKIADRGFPRSQLVGSYAGAFGNPQFLPSVYLRLATDGDGDGRADIFNNRADTLASIARYFQDSGWRQGQPWGVRASLPGGFDVDAYRTKINAPVCSRVHERHSEYKTVREWRELGVQPQKYLADDVLVTLFQPDGPGTPAWLLTSNYRVILEYNCSNYYAMSVGLLADEIAQ; encoded by the coding sequence ATGTCCCTCAAGCGCCTCCTTCTCGCCCTCTCGGCCATGGCACTCGCCACGCCGCTCGCCCCCGTGTCCGCACAGAATCTCTCTTTCGACGCCTACATGCAATTGGTGATGGCGAAGGCGAGGGCGCAAGGCGTCAGCGAGGCAACTATTCAGCGCATGACGTCAGGGCTCACACCCAACCAACGGGTCATCGACCTCGATCGCGGCCAACCCGGTAGCCCGACGCGCCGCGGCTATCCCGCGATGCGCCCCTATCTCGATACCCATGTGAACCCGATCCGTATCAGCCGCGGGCGCGACATGTATGCCGCAACGCGCGGTCTCCATGGCCGGATCGAGCGCGAATACGGGGTGCCGATCGAGATGCTGATGGCGATCTGGGGGCACGAGACCAATTATGGCGCGATCAAGGGAAACTTCGATCTGGCCCGCTCTCTCGCCACACTCGCGTGGGAAGGCCGCCGTCGCGACCTGTTCGAAGGCGAACTGATCGCGCTGATGAAGATTGCGGACCGGGGTTTTCCTCGTTCGCAACTCGTCGGCAGCTATGCCGGCGCCTTCGGCAATCCGCAATTCCTGCCGAGCGTCTACTTGCGCCTTGCCACCGATGGCGACGGGGACGGGCGGGCCGACATCTTCAACAATCGCGCCGATACGCTTGCTTCGATCGCGCGCTATTTCCAAGATTCGGGCTGGCGACAGGGCCAGCCATGGGGCGTGCGCGCCTCTCTTCCCGGCGGCTTCGACGTCGATGCCTACAGGACCAAGATCAATGCTCCGGTCTGCTCGCGCGTCCACGAGAGACATAGCGAGTACAAGACCGTGCGCGAATGGCGCGAACTCGGCGTTCAGCCGCAGAAATATTTGGCGGATGACGTCCTGGTGACGCTGTTCCAGCCCGACGGTCCGGGCACACCGGCTTGGCTCTTAACCTCAAATTATCGAGTTATCCTCGAATATAACTGCTCCAATTACTACGCGATGAGTGTGGGGCTGTTAGCCGATGAGATTGCTCAATGA
- a CDS encoding SPOR domain-containing protein, which yields MASTETSARAAFGPEADYPQVLGEPFTVDGELFTPEDVFSYDSVGFATLDSEGGQGVSVAHKTQPYPSYVEVTSLETGKTILARVERRGPMTASRIVALSPGAQAQLGAGEGTPVRVRRVNPPEYERAELRAGKPVPPRLSTPDSLLAVLKEKLPIKGSASLAGPAIPAAAQAAAIQQASVAPSSASRAAELAPVAAAAPASVEKDFDKAFTEKPVTTVAARSHNGKYPLPPMAAGAGPAVRAPTVAASPMSRSAAPVVVASTPETRSFSLPGQQSATPNTEPVSRSPVRRAAPVAIAATADGKFIVQAAAFSSKTNADRAADKLDGFVMPAGRFFRVRTGPYATRGQAEAALAKVRAAGYSDARVFSAG from the coding sequence TTGGCCAGCACGGAAACTTCTGCTCGCGCGGCTTTCGGCCCCGAAGCGGACTATCCGCAGGTTCTGGGCGAGCCGTTTACCGTGGACGGCGAGCTTTTCACGCCCGAAGACGTTTTCAGCTACGATTCGGTAGGTTTCGCAACGCTCGACAGCGAAGGCGGGCAGGGCGTAAGCGTTGCGCACAAGACGCAGCCGTACCCGAGCTATGTCGAAGTCACTTCGTTGGAAACCGGCAAGACCATTCTCGCGCGAGTAGAGCGGCGCGGCCCGATGACGGCATCGCGCATCGTCGCCCTGTCCCCGGGCGCTCAAGCACAACTCGGCGCAGGGGAGGGAACACCGGTGCGCGTCCGCCGAGTCAATCCGCCTGAATACGAACGCGCGGAATTGCGGGCAGGGAAGCCTGTTCCGCCGCGCCTCTCGACCCCCGACAGCCTGCTTGCCGTGCTGAAGGAAAAGCTGCCGATCAAGGGATCGGCTAGCCTCGCAGGTCCCGCGATCCCCGCTGCGGCGCAGGCAGCCGCGATCCAGCAGGCCAGCGTCGCGCCTTCCAGCGCTTCTCGTGCGGCAGAGCTTGCGCCTGTTGCGGCCGCCGCCCCGGCTTCGGTCGAGAAAGATTTCGACAAGGCTTTCACCGAGAAGCCCGTCACGACCGTTGCGGCACGCAGTCACAACGGCAAATATCCGCTACCGCCGATGGCCGCAGGCGCGGGCCCTGCCGTTCGGGCACCGACCGTCGCTGCGTCGCCCATGTCGCGTTCCGCTGCACCGGTGGTGGTCGCGTCAACTCCCGAAACGCGAAGCTTCTCGCTGCCCGGACAGCAATCCGCTACCCCGAATACCGAACCGGTATCACGCTCGCCCGTACGCCGTGCGGCGCCAGTCGCCATTGCGGCAACTGCCGATGGCAAGTTCATCGTCCAGGCCGCTGCGTTCTCCAGCAAGACCAATGCCGATCGCGCCGCCGACAAGCTCGACGGGTTTGTCATGCCTGCCGGTCGCTTCTTCCGCGTCCGCACCGGCCCTTACGCTACCCGTGGACAGGCCGAGGCAGCGCTCGCCAAGGTACGGGCGGCGGGCTATAGCGACGCTCGCGTCTTTTCAGCAGGATAG
- a CDS encoding D-alanyl-D-alanine carboxypeptidase family protein, whose product MCGLAIASPAHGAPVPGEVPIAMLVDMASGQTLYARNPDRRFVPASITKVMTAYTAFELMKQGKLAPGTRFTFSEAAADEWYRTGSTMFLDRGSETAVTDLLMGITTVSANDGSIVLAEGAAGSVDNWLDLMNAHADALGMHQSHFGTPNGWPDEGRTFTTARDLVTLAKALITEHPGLYARYFGHRGLRTNGIAQDNYDPITGRIEGADGIKTGFTNQAGWGFLGSAERDGRRLVMVVAASPGMRSRDETARALMEWGFGAFDSRMLFRSGDTVGHARVQDGAEAAVPLMADRDIPVALPENANAEITLRIAYEGPLRAPVEQGEKVAQLAIFVDGREAARVPLAAKKAVAKAGPLQRIANAVRALWT is encoded by the coding sequence GTGTGCGGGCTTGCAATTGCGAGCCCTGCCCATGGCGCACCGGTTCCCGGCGAAGTCCCTATTGCGATGCTGGTCGATATGGCCAGCGGGCAGACACTCTATGCGCGCAACCCCGACCGCCGCTTCGTCCCTGCTTCGATTACGAAGGTGATGACGGCCTACACGGCGTTCGAGCTGATGAAGCAGGGCAAGCTCGCACCGGGTACCCGCTTCACATTCTCCGAAGCGGCAGCCGACGAATGGTATCGCACCGGGTCCACGATGTTTCTCGACCGGGGCAGCGAAACTGCCGTAACCGACCTCCTGATGGGTATTACTACGGTTTCGGCGAACGATGGGAGCATCGTGCTTGCCGAGGGTGCTGCCGGCTCGGTCGACAACTGGCTCGACCTGATGAACGCGCACGCCGACGCGCTCGGCATGCACCAAAGTCATTTCGGCACGCCGAATGGATGGCCGGACGAAGGGCGAACTTTCACCACGGCGCGCGACCTCGTGACCTTGGCCAAGGCCCTGATTACCGAACATCCGGGGTTGTATGCACGCTACTTTGGCCATCGCGGCCTGCGGACCAATGGGATTGCCCAGGATAATTACGACCCGATTACCGGCCGTATCGAGGGCGCAGACGGGATCAAGACAGGCTTCACCAACCAGGCAGGCTGGGGATTTCTCGGCAGCGCCGAACGCGACGGTCGGCGCCTGGTCATGGTCGTCGCCGCCAGTCCGGGAATGCGCAGTCGTGACGAGACTGCACGGGCCCTGATGGAATGGGGCTTCGGTGCTTTCGACAGCCGTATGCTGTTCCGTTCGGGCGACACTGTGGGGCACGCGAGGGTGCAGGACGGCGCGGAAGCAGCGGTCCCGTTGATGGCGGACCGAGACATCCCGGTTGCGCTACCAGAGAATGCGAACGCTGAAATCACCTTGCGCATCGCTTACGAAGGGCCTTTGAGGGCACCTGTCGAGCAAGGGGAGAAGGTGGCGCAACTGGCGATATTTGTAGACGGGCGCGAAGCCGCACGGGTGCCCCTGGCGGCCAAAAAGGCCGTAGCGAAAGCCGGGCCTCTTCAGCGGATTGCCAATGCCGTGCGAGCCTTGTGGACATGA
- the tmk gene encoding dTMP kinase — MTRGRFIALEGGEGTGKSTQARLLAEALSTRGIECVVTREPGGTEGAEAIRRLLLDPPGDGWGPRAEALLFAAARSDHVEKLILPALERGAWVVSDRFLDSSRAYQGGAGGIGDQAVRTLHDIGSGGLRPDLTVLIEVEPATIAERLADRDGNRSDAIGGRSAQYHADVAASFKRFAAEDPGGFAVVDGEGTPDEVHSRILEAIEPLIGGEL; from the coding sequence ATGACGCGAGGGCGGTTCATCGCGCTCGAAGGCGGGGAGGGCACGGGCAAGTCCACCCAGGCGCGCTTACTCGCCGAGGCCTTGAGCACGCGTGGTATCGAATGCGTCGTCACGCGTGAACCCGGCGGCACGGAAGGGGCCGAAGCGATCCGCCGATTGCTGCTCGATCCGCCAGGAGATGGCTGGGGACCGCGAGCCGAAGCCCTGCTGTTCGCCGCTGCGCGGTCGGACCATGTCGAAAAGCTGATATTGCCAGCACTCGAGCGCGGCGCGTGGGTCGTTTCGGATCGCTTTCTCGATTCCAGTCGCGCTTACCAGGGCGGGGCAGGGGGCATCGGCGATCAAGCGGTGCGCACCTTGCACGATATCGGCAGTGGCGGGCTTCGCCCGGATCTGACCGTCCTGATCGAAGTCGAACCCGCGACAATCGCCGAACGCTTGGCTGATCGCGACGGAAATCGCTCGGACGCGATCGGGGGGCGGAGCGCGCAATATCACGCCGACGTTGCTGCGTCGTTCAAGCGGTTTGCAGCGGAAGACCCGGGAGGCTTTGCCGTAGTCGATGGTGAGGGCACGCCCGATGAGGTCCACTCGCGGATTCTAGAAGCAATTGAGCCCCTTATCGGAGGCGAACTCTGA
- a CDS encoding DNA polymerase III subunit delta', with amino-acid sequence MRLTHAEIQREWDAALAGPRMHHGWILAGRQGLGKSEFALDAARQLVARGATAPQPDGEHPDIHLLSRPPKDDKEVRKRAEGKPFERKRNISVDQIRAMQRRLTTRPTLGRNRAIIIDPADDLEKGASNALLKSLEEPPVGTFFILVTHRLARLLPTIRSRCRVLRFNPLPDAQVEKLLKEESPSSDAAVREAAVAAAKGSPGAAIKFIEQDLAPLAAIMRDIVAQGDRAFELRGALSAAIGARPNRERVQATFDLARTILAEQMATVPSAQLMQLADAHADMVALAGQAPTYNFDPGFLAMEIGSLLASAAPHTERANV; translated from the coding sequence ATGCGGCTCACGCATGCCGAAATCCAGCGCGAGTGGGATGCGGCACTGGCTGGCCCGCGAATGCATCACGGATGGATTCTTGCCGGGCGGCAGGGGCTTGGCAAATCGGAATTTGCGCTCGACGCCGCGCGGCAGCTTGTTGCGCGGGGAGCTACCGCGCCACAGCCCGATGGCGAACATCCCGATATCCACCTGCTTTCGCGTCCGCCGAAGGACGACAAGGAAGTTCGCAAGCGCGCCGAAGGCAAGCCGTTCGAGCGCAAACGCAACATCTCGGTCGACCAAATCCGTGCGATGCAGCGGCGCTTGACGACCCGCCCGACGCTGGGAAGAAATCGCGCGATCATTATCGATCCCGCGGATGATCTGGAAAAGGGCGCGTCCAATGCGCTGCTCAAGAGCCTCGAGGAACCACCGGTAGGTACCTTCTTCATCCTCGTGACCCATCGCCTGGCGCGTTTGTTGCCCACAATCCGGTCGCGGTGCCGGGTGCTGCGGTTCAATCCCTTGCCCGATGCGCAGGTCGAGAAGCTCCTAAAGGAAGAATCGCCGTCGAGCGATGCTGCGGTGCGCGAGGCGGCCGTTGCGGCGGCAAAGGGGTCACCGGGCGCGGCGATCAAGTTTATAGAGCAGGACCTCGCGCCGCTGGCGGCGATCATGCGGGACATCGTAGCGCAAGGCGATCGGGCGTTCGAACTGCGCGGCGCGCTTTCGGCTGCGATCGGAGCGCGCCCCAACCGGGAGCGGGTCCAGGCGACATTCGACCTCGCACGGACGATTCTGGCCGAGCAGATGGCCACGGTTCCGAGCGCACAATTGATGCAACTGGCCGATGCCCATGCCGACATGGTGGCCCTCGCCGGCCAGGCCCCGACCTACAATTTCGATCCCGGATTTCTCGCGATGGAAATCGGCAGCTTGCTAGCCTCGGCTGCGCCCCATACAGAGCGCGCCAATGTCTGA
- the metG gene encoding methionine--tRNA ligase: protein MSEPFYITTAISYPNGRPHIGHAYEAIAADVIARFQRQRGLDVRFQTGTDEHGLKMARKAEEQGKSPRDLADEMSGYFKAMCDALNVSCDRFIRTVDDDHHRASQAIWRAMEAAGDLYLDRYEGWYSVRDEAYYDESELVDGEGDEKLSPQGTPVEWTVEESWFFRLSKYEDKLLKLLESPGFLEPASRRNEMVAFVKQGLRDLSVSRTSFDWGVKVPGSEDHVMYVWVDALTNYITGLGYPDDTELWRKHWPADLHLIGKDIVRFHTIYWPAFLMSAGLPVPKQVFGHGFVLKDGRKESKSLGNVTDPHDLADFYGVDALRYFLMREVSFGSDGNWSHEAIVTRVNAELANSFGNLAQRTLSMIHKNMDGSLEKFEARGEDKALLQTVLTACRESLPREFEKLAFSVGIDEWIKAVYACNQYVDEQAPWALRKTDPERMKAVLQTLLMAIHDLAIAIQPVIPEKAGALLDDLGVPTDRRTYDHISGEGWFNQLVAEGFTVPKPTPAFPRLEMPESEDA, encoded by the coding sequence ATGTCTGAGCCATTCTATATTACCACCGCGATCAGCTACCCCAACGGGCGGCCGCACATCGGCCATGCTTACGAAGCGATCGCTGCCGATGTCATTGCGCGATTCCAGCGCCAGAGGGGCCTCGACGTACGGTTCCAGACCGGGACCGACGAGCACGGCCTCAAAATGGCGCGCAAGGCGGAGGAGCAGGGTAAGTCGCCGCGCGACCTGGCGGACGAAATGTCGGGATATTTCAAAGCCATGTGCGACGCTTTGAATGTTTCCTGCGACCGCTTCATCCGCACCGTCGATGACGACCACCACCGCGCGAGCCAGGCGATCTGGCGGGCAATGGAGGCTGCGGGCGACCTCTATCTCGACCGTTACGAAGGCTGGTACTCGGTCCGCGACGAAGCCTATTATGACGAGAGCGAGCTGGTAGACGGCGAGGGCGACGAGAAGCTCTCGCCGCAGGGTACGCCGGTCGAATGGACGGTCGAGGAAAGCTGGTTCTTCCGCCTGTCGAAATACGAAGACAAGCTGCTCAAGCTGCTGGAAAGCCCGGGCTTTCTCGAGCCCGCCAGTCGCCGCAACGAAATGGTCGCCTTCGTCAAGCAAGGCCTGCGCGATCTCTCGGTCAGCCGAACCAGCTTCGACTGGGGCGTAAAGGTCCCCGGCAGCGAAGATCATGTGATGTACGTCTGGGTCGATGCCCTGACCAATTACATCACCGGCCTCGGCTATCCCGATGATACCGAGCTGTGGCGCAAGCATTGGCCCGCCGATCTGCACCTGATCGGCAAGGATATCGTTCGCTTCCACACCATCTACTGGCCGGCGTTTCTGATGAGCGCCGGGCTGCCGGTGCCGAAGCAGGTGTTCGGGCACGGTTTCGTGCTGAAGGACGGGCGCAAGGAATCGAAATCGCTCGGCAACGTCACCGATCCGCATGACCTCGCCGATTTCTACGGCGTCGATGCGCTGCGCTATTTCCTGATGCGCGAGGTCTCGTTCGGATCGGACGGCAACTGGTCGCACGAAGCGATCGTGACCCGCGTCAATGCCGAGCTTGCCAACAGTTTCGGAAACCTTGCGCAGCGGACATTGTCGATGATCCACAAGAACATGGACGGCTCGCTGGAGAAATTCGAAGCGCGCGGTGAGGACAAGGCGCTGCTGCAGACTGTGCTCACCGCCTGCCGCGAAAGCTTGCCGCGCGAGTTCGAGAAGCTCGCTTTTTCGGTCGGCATCGATGAGTGGATCAAGGCGGTCTATGCCTGCAACCAGTATGTCGACGAACAGGCGCCGTGGGCGCTCAGGAAGACCGATCCCGAGCGGATGAAGGCGGTGCTCCAGACCTTGCTGATGGCAATCCACGATCTCGCCATCGCGATCCAGCCCGTCATTCCGGAGAAGGCTGGTGCCTTGCTAGACGACCTCGGCGTGCCAACCGACCGCCGGACGTACGATCACATTTCCGGGGAAGGGTGGTTCAACCAGCTCGTCGCCGAAGGCTTTACCGTGCCCAAGCCGACCCCCGCCTTCCCGCGCCTCGAAATGCCAGAGAGCGAGGATGCCTGA
- a CDS encoding TatD family hydrolase, with protein sequence MLVDSHCHLQYKGLVEDQQAVLERARAAGVQGMLNISTKSAEWDDVVGTAQREPDVWASVGIHPHEADAHEDLGRDKLLAATKQDKVVGIGETGLDYYYDRSDRDVQKALFRMHIGVARETQLPVIIHTRDAEDDTAQILTEEMEQGAFPALIHCFTASADFGRTVLDLGLSISLSGIVTFKNARDLQAVAKNVPKERLLVETDSPFLAPVPHRGKPCEPAFVRNTAEFLADLRGETLEHLAETTTRNFFELFDRAAA encoded by the coding sequence ATGCTGGTCGATAGCCATTGCCACCTGCAGTACAAAGGCCTGGTCGAAGATCAGCAGGCCGTGCTCGAACGCGCGCGGGCAGCAGGCGTGCAGGGCATGCTCAATATCTCGACCAAGAGCGCCGAGTGGGACGATGTGGTCGGCACTGCGCAGCGCGAGCCCGATGTCTGGGCAAGCGTCGGCATTCATCCGCACGAGGCCGATGCGCACGAGGATCTCGGCCGCGACAAACTGCTCGCCGCGACGAAACAGGACAAGGTCGTCGGCATCGGCGAAACCGGGCTCGATTATTATTACGACCGCTCCGACCGCGACGTTCAGAAGGCGCTGTTCCGCATGCATATCGGCGTCGCGCGCGAGACGCAGTTGCCGGTCATCATCCACACGCGTGATGCCGAGGACGACACGGCGCAGATCCTGACGGAAGAAATGGAGCAGGGCGCGTTTCCGGCGCTGATCCACTGCTTTACCGCCTCGGCAGATTTCGGGCGCACGGTGCTCGATCTCGGCCTTTCGATCTCGCTCTCGGGTATCGTCACGTTCAAGAATGCCAGGGACTTGCAGGCTGTAGCCAAGAATGTGCCGAAGGAGCGGCTGCTGGTCGAAACCGACAGCCCCTTCCTCGCGCCCGTGCCGCATCGCGGCAAGCCGTGCGAACCGGCCTTCGTCCGCAATACGGCGGAATTCCTGGCCGACCTGCGCGGCGAAACGCTGGAACATCTCGCCGAAACCACGACCCGCAACTTCTTCGAACTGTTTGACAGAGCGGCCGCGTGA
- a CDS encoding MBL fold metallo-hydrolase — MKVVMLGTGTSTGVPRINGDWGDCDPNEPRNRRSRVSILLENKQGQRVLVDTSTDLRAQFLANGITSLDGVFWTHDHADHCHGIDDLRSFRYGRSAPLPGFASERTCANLRKRFSFVFAGEHGYPTIVSLQELDRQAMHAGFGLSWVEMPHGPTYSTGFVFESDGKTIGYATDFSEITDAMLDTFKGIDILVCDCLRREPHPTHAHLGMALQFKQRTKAKRMILTHMDKSMDYRSLCDEVPKDVIVGYDGLEVEA; from the coding sequence GTGAAAGTCGTGATGCTCGGAACGGGTACGTCGACCGGCGTGCCGCGCATCAATGGCGACTGGGGCGATTGCGATCCGAACGAGCCGCGCAACCGCCGCAGCCGTGTTTCGATTTTGCTGGAAAACAAGCAAGGTCAACGGGTTCTGGTCGATACTTCGACCGATTTACGCGCCCAGTTTCTCGCCAACGGCATCACCAGCCTCGATGGCGTGTTTTGGACCCACGACCACGCCGATCACTGCCACGGCATCGATGACCTGCGCTCGTTTCGCTACGGCCGCTCGGCACCGCTGCCGGGCTTTGCCAGCGAAAGAACCTGCGCCAACCTGCGCAAGCGCTTCTCTTTCGTTTTCGCCGGCGAGCATGGCTATCCAACTATCGTTTCGCTGCAGGAACTCGATCGACAGGCGATGCATGCCGGGTTCGGTCTGTCATGGGTGGAAATGCCACACGGGCCGACTTATTCGACCGGTTTCGTCTTCGAAAGCGACGGAAAGACAATTGGATACGCGACGGATTTCAGCGAGATCACCGATGCCATGCTCGATACCTTCAAGGGTATCGACATCCTGGTCTGCGACTGCCTGCGCCGCGAACCGCATCCGACGCATGCGCATCTCGGCATGGCGCTGCAGTTCAAGCAGCGCACCAAGGCCAAGCGCATGATCCTGACCCATATGGACAAGAGTATGGATTATCGCAGCCTGTGCGATGAAGTTCCCAAGGATGTGATCGTCGGGTACGATGGGCTTGAGGTAGAAGCATGA
- the argE gene encoding acetylornithine deacetylase has translation MSEALPYRPILETLIGFDTTSRNSNLDLIAWVENFLVDHGVSSKRVANEDGSKANLYATVGPGAPGGIILSGHTDVVPVDGQPWTSDPWQVVEDGDKLVGRGVADMKGFIALALAHVPLFKTCTTPVHLAFSYDEEIGCLGAPSMIDAMRAELPEPSMAIIGEPTSMRPVVGHKGIAVFDVEVTGHEAHSSLVDHGVSANMVAADLMADLLRLSAELKERADPENGFDPPQATLTIGLMQGGTAANILARKASFTFDLRCPPGEDPLAIIAPFKKRCEALDRALASRFPECGVRFHQHSNAPPLVPEGSDDAVSFVRKLTGDNGAATQVAYAAEAGQFQRAGFTSIICGPGSIEQAHQPDEWIALEQLGRGARFMQNLARELA, from the coding sequence ATGAGCGAAGCACTCCCGTATCGTCCGATCCTCGAAACCCTGATCGGGTTCGACACGACCTCTCGGAACAGCAATCTCGACCTGATTGCCTGGGTCGAAAACTTTCTGGTGGATCACGGCGTTTCATCGAAGCGTGTTGCAAACGAGGATGGTTCCAAAGCCAATCTCTACGCCACTGTCGGTCCGGGCGCTCCCGGCGGGATCATCCTGTCCGGCCATACCGATGTCGTGCCGGTAGACGGCCAACCGTGGACCAGCGATCCGTGGCAAGTCGTCGAGGATGGCGACAAGCTGGTCGGGCGCGGCGTGGCCGATATGAAAGGTTTCATCGCGTTGGCGCTGGCGCATGTGCCACTGTTCAAGACCTGCACGACACCGGTCCACCTCGCTTTCAGCTACGACGAGGAAATCGGCTGCTTGGGCGCGCCGTCGATGATCGATGCGATGCGCGCCGAGCTTCCCGAACCCAGCATGGCCATCATCGGCGAGCCGACCAGCATGCGGCCGGTCGTGGGGCATAAAGGCATCGCCGTGTTCGATGTCGAGGTCACCGGCCACGAGGCGCATTCCTCGCTGGTCGACCACGGCGTCTCGGCCAATATGGTGGCCGCGGACCTGATGGCCGACCTGCTCAGGCTGTCGGCAGAACTCAAGGAGCGAGCCGATCCCGAGAACGGTTTCGATCCCCCGCAGGCAACGCTGACCATCGGCCTGATGCAGGGTGGTACCGCCGCCAATATCCTCGCGCGAAAAGCCAGTTTCACTTTCGACCTGCGCTGCCCGCCGGGCGAAGATCCTCTAGCCATCATCGCCCCTTTCAAAAAGCGTTGCGAGGCACTGGACCGCGCCCTCGCCTCCCGCTTCCCCGAATGCGGCGTTCGCTTCCATCAGCACAGCAATGCCCCTCCCCTCGTGCCAGAAGGCAGCGACGACGCGGTTTCCTTCGTGCGCAAGCTGACGGGCGACAACGGCGCAGCAACGCAAGTCGCCTATGCCGCCGAGGCCGGGCAATTCCAGCGTGCCGGGTTCACATCCATTATCTGCGGCCCGGGTTCGATCGAGCAGGCCCACCAACCCGATGAGTGGATCGCCCTCGAACAGCTCGGAAGGGGTGCCCGCTTCATGCAGAATCTGGCACGGGAGCTGGCATGA